Proteins from a single region of Streptomyces sp. HUAS 15-9:
- a CDS encoding ester cyclase: MSEAARQAGGQQRAQERARPRRRECQPDGGARQMQVAPVPMGATGAEALKRVWQVLLRAFPDIHVAVEETITEGDKVVSRNTVTGTHRGEYQGLPPTGKTVTYNEIFIFRFTDGRITEIRGVVDVLAQLRRLGVFPS; encoded by the coding sequence ATGTCCGAAGCGGCTCGGCAGGCGGGCGGCCAGCAGCGAGCCCAGGAGCGCGCCCGGCCCCGTCGCCGCGAGTGCCAGCCCGACGGCGGTGCCCGACAGATGCAGGTCGCGCCGGTACCGATGGGTGCGACGGGAGCGGAGGCACTGAAGCGGGTGTGGCAGGTGCTCCTGCGCGCGTTCCCCGACATCCACGTCGCCGTCGAGGAGACGATCACGGAGGGCGACAAGGTCGTCTCCAGGAACACGGTGACCGGGACCCACCGGGGTGAGTACCAGGGCCTGCCGCCGACGGGCAAGACCGTCACCTACAACGAGATCTTCATCTTCCGCTTCACCGACGGGCGGATCACCGAGATCAGGGGCGTCGTCGACGTCCTCGCGCAGCTGCGCCGGCTCGGCGTCTTCCCGTCCTGA
- a CDS encoding AraC family transcriptional regulator gives MLSETVFTTQDLPANDRFEAWSEQLGRTHAPMQLSSERTADYRGHQRVIGLGDVTVWPATFDHLVFRRTPRLVRRSDPEVFHLSLLRHGDAVASWGRQQVAYRLNDFHVNYSSRSYEISTGYEPVTIVGVEIPRAALDLPAGRADRVVGHRVSGREGMGALLAGMLVQLTSDTSSYRAADAERLGMVVTDLVTAVFAHALDAEPELPPETHARTLTLRIKSFIRRHLGDAELTPANIAAAHHISRSYLYRLFRDEGLTVASYIRDQRLANARRDLADPGLRTLPVHAVAARWGYSRPGDFTRAFRAAHGMAPSELRDQALNRPAVDGVHTAVDAVRTTTLDALTHH, from the coding sequence GTGTTGTCCGAAACCGTCTTCACCACTCAGGATCTGCCGGCGAACGACCGCTTCGAGGCATGGTCGGAGCAACTGGGCCGCACCCACGCGCCGATGCAGCTGAGCAGCGAGCGCACCGCGGACTACCGGGGACACCAGCGCGTGATCGGGCTGGGCGACGTGACTGTGTGGCCCGCGACCTTCGACCACCTGGTCTTCCGCCGGACGCCCAGGCTGGTGCGCCGGTCCGACCCGGAGGTGTTCCACCTGTCCCTGCTGCGGCACGGAGACGCCGTGGCGAGCTGGGGCCGGCAGCAGGTGGCGTACCGGCTCAACGACTTCCACGTGAACTACTCGTCCCGGTCCTACGAGATATCCACCGGGTACGAACCGGTCACCATCGTCGGGGTGGAGATACCGCGCGCGGCCCTGGATCTCCCGGCCGGCCGTGCGGACCGGGTGGTCGGACACCGGGTGTCCGGCCGGGAGGGGATGGGTGCGTTGCTCGCGGGGATGCTCGTGCAACTGACCTCGGACACTTCCTCGTACCGGGCAGCCGACGCGGAGCGGCTGGGCATGGTCGTCACCGATCTCGTCACCGCCGTCTTCGCCCACGCCCTCGACGCGGAGCCGGAATTGCCGCCCGAGACTCACGCCCGCACCCTGACCCTGCGCATCAAGTCCTTCATCCGCCGGCATCTGGGCGATGCGGAGCTGACCCCCGCGAACATCGCGGCGGCCCACCACATCTCGCGCAGCTACCTGTACCGCCTCTTCCGGGACGAGGGCCTGACCGTGGCCTCGTACATACGCGACCAGCGGCTGGCCAACGCCCGCCGAGACCTCGCCGACCCCGGCCTGCGCACGCTCCCCGTCCACGCCGTGGCCGCCCGTTGGGGCTACTCCCGCCCCGGCGACTTCACCCGGGCTTTCCGTGCCGCGCATGGCATGGCACCCAGTGAGCTGCGGGACCAGGCGCTGAACCGACCAGCCGTGGACGGTGTGCACACGGCCGTGGACGCTGTGCGAACGACAACCCTCGACGCACTCACGCATCATTGA
- a CDS encoding SMI1/KNR4 family protein codes for MGISAFVDSVWRGIEGNPPGRDRPVIMEAPQGTDLHELVAEIGSWAGQHRNLAAGAFVDPSLTERTGLPLVEPFGAGELFEMRGWGYRNRWVGCGMVTSPQGPRTVAVIAHREDPALAGFPESASWAEKLRIVTGWELIPGPRIDWPTIEADLGTRLPSDYKEIVDLFGAGSFDEYVEFAVPRDSGAGRNPWKSDGFDPARGGLLPFGWSEYELLMWRTGATDPDSWTVVTQSHDGDDQGFDCGAGEFILRMLTDVQLGHSMSHASGHFFVSHGEPDF; via the coding sequence ATGGGAATCAGCGCATTCGTCGACAGCGTCTGGCGTGGAATCGAGGGCAATCCCCCTGGTCGGGACCGCCCCGTCATCATGGAAGCCCCGCAAGGCACGGATCTGCATGAACTTGTCGCGGAGATCGGTTCGTGGGCAGGGCAGCACCGGAACCTGGCAGCGGGCGCGTTCGTCGATCCGTCGCTGACCGAACGTACCGGCCTGCCGCTGGTCGAGCCTTTTGGGGCAGGGGAGTTGTTCGAGATGCGGGGCTGGGGCTACCGGAACCGCTGGGTCGGGTGCGGCATGGTGACCTCCCCGCAGGGGCCCCGTACGGTCGCCGTGATCGCCCACCGCGAGGACCCGGCGCTCGCAGGTTTCCCGGAGAGCGCGTCCTGGGCAGAGAAACTGCGCATCGTCACCGGCTGGGAACTGATACCCGGGCCCCGCATCGACTGGCCCACGATCGAGGCCGACCTTGGCACACGGCTGCCCAGCGACTACAAGGAGATCGTCGATCTGTTCGGTGCGGGCAGCTTCGACGAGTACGTCGAGTTTGCCGTGCCCCGCGATTCCGGCGCCGGCCGCAACCCGTGGAAGAGTGACGGATTCGACCCGGCACGCGGCGGACTCCTGCCTTTCGGCTGGTCCGAATACGAGCTCCTCATGTGGAGGACGGGCGCGACCGATCCCGACTCGTGGACCGTGGTCACGCAGTCCCATGACGGCGACGATCAGGGATTCGATTGCGGGGCCGGTGAGTTCATTCTGCGCATGCTGACAGATGTGCAGCTGGGACACTCCATGAGCCACGCCTCCGGCCACTTCTTCGTGAGCCATGGCGAGCCGGACTTCTGA